The Catenulispora sp. EB89 DNA segment GCTGATCCTGCCGCTGGTGGTGGTCGGGCGGGCGCTGGTGGTGCGGCGTGCGGGGGCGATGGGACAGGCGGAGGTGCGCGATGTGCGGACGCCGCCGTTCATGCGGGTGCTGATGCTGGTCGGCGGATGCGTGCTGCTGCTCGGCGGCACCAGCGTGAAGAGCGCCGCCGGGCAGGTCGTGGCGCTCGGCGGGCTGATTCTGGTCGCGGTGGCGGCCCGGAAGCTGCTGCCGGAGGGGGAGCGCGGTCCTCGCTTGGCCGTTCTCGCGATGCTGACGCTGTCGTCGGGCTACGCGGGCCTGGACGCCATGGCGACGGTCATCGCGCGACGAGGATTCGGGGCGTCGATCGGACAGGCGTCGGCGGTGCTCACCTTCGACGCGGTCGCCTGGTCGACGGTGGCCTTCCTGCAGCCGAAGTTCCACGAGCGCTGGCACCTGAGCACCGGCTCGGCCGGAGTGGTCGGCGCGCTCCTGGTCGCCGTCCCGGTGGCCGGCCTGCCGGTGATGCTGGCCGCGCACCTGTCGTCGGGCACCGCGATGCCGCTGATGTGGGTCGCGTTCCTGGTGTCCGGCTCGGGCATGGGCTTCATCTACACGAACCTGCCGGTGACGGCGGTGAGCGTGCGGGACACCTCGACCACGGACGCGTTCGCGGCCGGCCTGGTGCTCGCCGAGTCGATGGGGGCGAGCCTGGGGTCGATGATCGGCGGCGGTCTTTACGCCTACGGGCTCCAGCAGGGGCTGACGGCGTGGCATGCGCTGGCTGTGGCCGTGGCTGCGCTGAGTTTGTCGTTGTTCGCGACGGTTTTCATCGCTGTTGCGATTCGTCGGCATTTAGCCGGCCCACGCCCCGCCGGATAATTGCTCACGGCGACCCATTACCCCTTGTTTATCTGTTCCCTGTGAGCTATTTTCTCGGCAAGAACGCGGCCCCGCTCTGATTCCCCTGATCCGCCAGCCGTCGAGGAGCAGCCATGTCCACCATGGATCCCCCGTCCACCGCGCCCGCGCCGTCGGCCGCCGAGCCCGAGCCGGGCGGCAACCGCCTGCGCGGCGGCTCGTTGGGCCTGCTCGACATCGCCAGTTCCACCATGGCCAACATCGGGCCGGCGATGAGCTTCTACTTCGGGTTCGGGCTGCTGGCCACCACGGCCGGCGTGGCCTCGCCGCTCACCATCGTCGTCGCCGGGATCACCGTCGCGCTGCTGGGCAACACGCTGGCGCAGTTCTCCCGGGCGCATCCGTCGGCCGGCGGGTTCATCACGTTCGTGGGCAAGACGTTCGGGCCGACCAGCGCGGTGACCACCGCTCTGCTCATCACCGCCGGGTACATCATCGCGATCTCGTCGGTCATCGCCATCTCCGGCGGGTTCCTGGAGAACACGCTGCACTACTACTTCCACTGG contains these protein-coding regions:
- a CDS encoding MFS transporter, encoding MRSAGSWRELFLGGTGMLVVGLLMLEFATAMQYFAVAVVMPLVAHDLNAERSYGWLLGSYGMAMIAAAPLTPGITARLGRMRAAGAASVVFVAGGALAAVSGSAVLFVVARLLQGLGSGVLTTFGVSAVAHSIPERLRKRVYSLISAMWLLPAFLGPVYASTVSDLLGWRWALTLILPLVVVGRALVVRRAGAMGQAEVRDVRTPPFMRVLMLVGGCVLLLGGTSVKSAAGQVVALGGLILVAVAARKLLPEGERGPRLAVLAMLTLSSGYAGLDAMATVIARRGFGASIGQASAVLTFDAVAWSTVAFLQPKFHERWHLSTGSAGVVGALLVAVPVAGLPVMLAAHLSSGTAMPLMWVAFLVSGSGMGFIYTNLPVTAVSVRDTSTTDAFAAGLVLAESMGASLGSMIGGGLYAYGLQQGLTAWHALAVAVAALSLSLFATVFIAVAIRRHLAGPRPAG